From Medicago truncatula cultivar Jemalong A17 chromosome 7, MtrunA17r5.0-ANR, whole genome shotgun sequence, a single genomic window includes:
- the LOC25498209 gene encoding chloroplast envelope quinone oxidoreductase homolog: MENKLMRAVQYNAYGGGSTGLKHVEVPIPSPSKDEVLIKLEAASINPFDWKVQKRMLWPFLPPKFPYIPCTDVAGEVMMVGKGVKKFKTGDKVVGLVSPFSGGGLAEFAVVKESVTASIPQEISASECVGLPVAGLTALQALTKSIGIKLDGSGERKNILITAASGGVGHYAVQLAKLGNTHVTATCGARNMEIVKKLGADEVIDYKTPIGVELKSPSGKKYDAVVHCASDFPWSVFEPNLSTNGKVVDITPSSASMLTFALTKITFSKKQLVPLLLIPKGRDLQFLVDLIKQGKLKTIIDSKFPLAKAEDGWSKSIDGHATGKIIFEF, encoded by the exons ATGGAGAACAAACTCATGCGTGCTGTTCAGTACAATGCCTATGGTGGAGGATCCACTGGCTTGAAG CATGTTGAAGTTCCCATACCAAGTCCTAGTAAAGATGAAGTTTTGATAAAACTGGAAGCAGCTAGTATAAATCCATTTGATTGGAAAGTACAGAAACGCATGTTGTGGCCATTTTTGCCTCCCAAGTTCCCATATATACCTT GTACTGATGTAGCAGGAGAGGTCATGATGGTTGGTAAAGGTGTTAAGAAGTTCAAAACTGGTGACAAAGTTGTAGGCCTAGTCAGCCCCTTT AGTGGTGGAGGACTAGCTGAGTTTGCTGTTGTTAAGGAGAGTGTCACCGCTTCAATACCACAAGAAATCTCAGCATCCGAATGCGTCGGCTTACCTGTCGCCGGTCTAACAGCTCTCCAAGCACTCACCAAATCCATAGGAATCAAACTCGATGGAAGCGGTGAGCGGAAAAACATTTTGATCACGGCTGCATCTGGCGGTGTAGGACACTATGCAGTTCAATTAGCAAAGCTAGGTAACACTCATGTAACGGCCACCTGCGGTGCTCGAAACATGGAAATTGTCAAAAAGTTAGGAGCTGATGAGGTGATTGACTATAAGACACCAATTGGTGTTGAATTAAAGAGTCCTTCTGGTAAGAAATATGATGCAGTGGTTCATTGTGCATCGGATTTTCCATGGTCGGTTTTTGAGCCTAACTTGAGCACGAATGGTAAGGTTGTCGATATAACTCCTAGCTCTGCTTCAATGTTGACATTTGCTCTTACTAAAATTACCTTCTCCAAAAAACAACTTGTGCCTTTGCTTCTAATTCCAAAGGGTAGGGATCTTCAGTTTCTTGTTGATTTGATTAAGCAAGGAAAGCTTAAAACAATTATAGATTCCAAATTTCCTCTAGCTAAGGCTGAAGATGGTTGGTCTAAGAGTATTGATGGTCATGCAACTGGGAAGATAATTTTTGAGTTTTAA
- the LOC11443006 gene encoding uncharacterized protein isoform X2: MGGGSIVSSNGKQHEDSCSDDDFPPIARDTLHLQNKDDRENEKNGLDFGEVNEETAQPSNGVGFVVGERKRLSIYQEILQSYDELKIDSISLKQAKEKILRYRPGTWIEKARGLKLRDYDVPETTSLILVGPSGSGKSSLINRISKVFDDDKFAPTRAQVSYNSLRGDGTYFLREHMIPRDSNSICLYDTRSLSNKSHENNEMLKNWMTEGVHHGELVIRSKDNQTLTESLKCKGNKKGFFSSKSRKVNFVIYVLNGLSVLNMMENADGAFKARYIEEIVSTFNFNNPFLSFKDDKPVLVLTHGDLLSLSDRARVRVYLGEVLGIPPTKQIFDIPECDDLVTESAIIGMLRYTLEHADNNIPQKTNVMNKVHKISLSLFMILMMLAIGFAIGLKQNNSITYVTQQQAPQPHTCREVQETLTNLEVCKKELETERLKLEVPKMEPQIVLPKQEVPEEESKEGSLLWFFLLNATLPICLVLCGCCVRSY, translated from the exons atggGTGGTGGTTCCATTGTTTCTTCTAATG GTAAACAGCATGAAGATTCTTGTTCGGATGATGATTTTCCACCCATTGCCAG GGATACTCTGCACTTGCAGAATAAAGAcgatagagaaaatgaaaagaatggATTAGATTTCGGGGAAGTTAATGAAGAAACTGCACAGCCTTCAAATGGTGTTGGTTTTGTTGTCGGTGAAAGGAAGAGACTTAGTATCTACCAAGAAATCCTGCAAAGTTATGATGAATTGAAGATTGATAGCATTAGTTTGAAACAGGCGAAAGAAAAAATCTTGAG GTATAGGCCTGGAACATGGATTGAGAAAGCCAGGGGCTTAAAGCTACGTGATTACGATGTACCAGAGACAACAAGCCTCATATTGGTTGGTCCAAGTGGATCTGGGAAAAGTAGTCTCATAAATAGAATCTCTAAGGTGTTCGATGACGACAAATTTGCACCTACAAGAGCACAAGTATCAT ATAATTCACTTAGAGGGGATGGAACATACTTCCTCCGTGAGCATATGATTCCAAGAGACTCAAATTCTATCTGTTTGTATGATACACGTAGTTTGTCCAATAAATCTCATGAGAATAATGAAATGCTGAAGAATTGGATGACAGAAGGTGTTCATCATGGAGAGCTTGTTATCAG GAGTAAAGATAATCAGACACTGACTGAAAGTTTGAAGTGTAAAGGTAACAAGAAAGGCTTCTTTTCCAGTAAGAGCAGAAAAGTTAATTTTGTAATATATGTCCTTAATGGTCTTTCGGTTCTGAATATGATGGAGAATGCTGACGGTGCTTTCAAGGCACGGTATATTGAAGAAATTGTTTctactttcaatttcaataacCCATTCCTGTCATTTAAAG ATGACAAACCTGTACTTGTTTTAACTCATGGCGATCTTCTGTCACTCTCTGACCGTGCTCGTGTCCGTGTATATTTGGGGGAGGTATTGGGAATTCCACCAACAAAGCAAATCTTTGACATCCCAG AATGTGATGATCTAGTGACTGAATCTGCCATAATTGGAATGTTGAGATATACTCTTGAGCATGCTGACAATAATATTCCTCAGAAAACCAATGTTATGAATAAG GTTCATAAAATATCCCTATCACTAttcatgattttgatgatgCTAGCAATAGGATTTGCCATtggcttgaaacaaaacaacTCCATCACTTATGTCACTCAACAGCAAGCACCTCAACCGCACACTTGTAGAGAAGTTCAAGAAACGCTTACAAATCTGGAAGTTTGTAAAAAGGAACTCGAGACTGAGCGTCTGAAGCTGGAAGTTCCTAAAATGGAACCCCAGATAGTGCTTCCAAAACAGGAAGTTCCTGAAGAGGAATCCAAGGAAGGGTCGCTGTtatggttttttcttttgaatgcaACCTTGCCGATATGTCTTGTTTTGTGTGGTTGTTGTGTGCGTTCATATTAA
- the LOC11439442 gene encoding soyasapogenol B glucuronide galactosyltransferase, with translation MESQQSHNQLHVTFLPYPTPGHMIPMIDTARLFAKHGVNVTIIATHANASTFQKSIDSDFNSGYSIKTQLIPFPSAQVGLPDGVENIKDGTSLEMLGKISSGILMLQDPIENLFHDLRPDCIVTDQMYAWTVEAAAKLGIPRIHYYSSSYFSNCVFHFIMKYRPHNNLVSDTQKFTVPGLPHTIEMTPLQLPDWLRTKNSVTAYFEPMFESEKRSYGTLYNSFHELESDYVKLGKTTLGIKSWCVGPVSARANKDDEKKASRGHVEEIGKEEEWLNWLNSKQNESVLYVSFGSLTRLENDQIVEIAHGLENSGHNFIWVVRKNERDESENSFLQDFEARMKESKKGYIIWNWAPQLLILDHPATGGIVTHCGWNSILESLNSGLPMITWPIFAEQFYNEKLLVDVLKIGVGVGAKVNKLWNSPSEGIVVKRGEIVKAVEILMGSGQESKEMRMRAKKLGDAAKRTIEEGGHSHNNLILLIDELKSLKKSKSLGEKAD, from the coding sequence atggAATCTCAACAATCCCATAACCAACTTCATGTAACTTTTCTTCCATATCCAACTCCAGGCCATATGATTCCTATGATAGACACAGCAAGACTATTTGCCAAACATGGTGTTAATGTTACAATCATTGCTACTCATGCCAATGCTTCCACATTCCAAAAATCCATAGACAGTGACTTCAATTCAGGATACTCCATCAAAACTCAACTTATTCCCTTCCCTTCAGCTCAAGTTGGTCTTCCAGATGGTGTTGAAAACATCAAAGATGGAACTTCACTTGAAATGCTTGGTAAAATCAGCAGTGGAATATTGATGCTCCAAGATCCTATCGAGAATCTGTTTCACGATCTTCGACCAGATTGTATAGTTACTGATCAGATGTATGCTTGGACCGTCGAAGCAGCTGCAAAACTAGGTATTCCAAGAATTCACTATTACAGCTCAAGCTACTTCTCCAACTGTGTTTTCCATTTTATCATGAAGTATAGACCTCATAATAATTTAGTTTCTGATACGCAGAAATTTACGGTTCCTGGTTTGCCTCATACCATTGAGATGACTCCTCTGCAGCTTCCTGATTGGTTAAGAACAAAGAATTCTGTCACTGCCTATTTTGAACCAATGTTTGAATCAGAGAAAAGAAGTTATGGAACACTATACAATAGTTTTCATGAACTGGAAAGTGATTATGTAAAACTTGGTAAGACTACATTGGGGATCAAATCTTGGTGTGTAGGACCAGTTTCAGCTAGGGCTAACAAGGATGATGAAAAAAAGGCCAGTAGGGGGCACGTAGAGGAGATCGGAAAAGAGGAAGAGTGGCTAAATTGGCTTAACTCAAAGCAAAATGAGTCTGTATTGTATGTAAGTTTTGGAAGTCTAACTAGGCTTGAAAATGATCAGATTGTAGAAATCGCACACGGTCTTGAAAATTCAGGTCATAATTTTATCTGGGTTGTAAGGAAAAATGAGAGAGATGAGAGTGAAAACAGTTTTCTACAAGATTTTGAGGCAAGGatgaaagaaagcaaaaagggaTATATCATATGGAATTGGGCACCGCAACTTCTGATATTGGATCACCCTGCAACAGGAGGGATTGTGACTCACTGTGGTTGGAACTCAATTCTCGAAAGCTTGAATTCGGGTTTGCCAATGATCACATGGCCAATTTTTGCTGAGCAGTTTTACAATGAAAAGTTGCTCGTCGATGTTTTGAAGATAGGGGTCGGAGTAGGAGCAAAAGTAAACAAGTTATGGAATAGCCCTAGTGAAGGGATAGTGGTGAAAAGGGGAGAGATAGTGAAGGCTGTGGAGATTTTGATGGGAAGTGGCCAAGAGAGCAAAGAAATGAGGATGAGAGCAAAGAAGCTTGGTGATGCTGCAAAGAGGACTATAGAGGAGGGTGGACACTCTCACAACAACTTGATTCTGTTGATTGATGAGCTGAAATCATTGAAGAAATCTAAGTCACTTGGTGAGAAAGCAGATTAG
- the LOC11443006 gene encoding uncharacterized protein isoform X1, translating to MGGGSIVSSNAGKQHEDSCSDDDFPPIARDTLHLQNKDDRENEKNGLDFGEVNEETAQPSNGVGFVVGERKRLSIYQEILQSYDELKIDSISLKQAKEKILRYRPGTWIEKARGLKLRDYDVPETTSLILVGPSGSGKSSLINRISKVFDDDKFAPTRAQVSYNSLRGDGTYFLREHMIPRDSNSICLYDTRSLSNKSHENNEMLKNWMTEGVHHGELVIRSKDNQTLTESLKCKGNKKGFFSSKSRKVNFVIYVLNGLSVLNMMENADGAFKARYIEEIVSTFNFNNPFLSFKDDKPVLVLTHGDLLSLSDRARVRVYLGEVLGIPPTKQIFDIPECDDLVTESAIIGMLRYTLEHADNNIPQKTNVMNKVHKISLSLFMILMMLAIGFAIGLKQNNSITYVTQQQAPQPHTCREVQETLTNLEVCKKELETERLKLEVPKMEPQIVLPKQEVPEEESKEGSLLWFFLLNATLPICLVLCGCCVRSY from the exons atggGTGGTGGTTCCATTGTTTCTTCTAATG CAGGTAAACAGCATGAAGATTCTTGTTCGGATGATGATTTTCCACCCATTGCCAG GGATACTCTGCACTTGCAGAATAAAGAcgatagagaaaatgaaaagaatggATTAGATTTCGGGGAAGTTAATGAAGAAACTGCACAGCCTTCAAATGGTGTTGGTTTTGTTGTCGGTGAAAGGAAGAGACTTAGTATCTACCAAGAAATCCTGCAAAGTTATGATGAATTGAAGATTGATAGCATTAGTTTGAAACAGGCGAAAGAAAAAATCTTGAG GTATAGGCCTGGAACATGGATTGAGAAAGCCAGGGGCTTAAAGCTACGTGATTACGATGTACCAGAGACAACAAGCCTCATATTGGTTGGTCCAAGTGGATCTGGGAAAAGTAGTCTCATAAATAGAATCTCTAAGGTGTTCGATGACGACAAATTTGCACCTACAAGAGCACAAGTATCAT ATAATTCACTTAGAGGGGATGGAACATACTTCCTCCGTGAGCATATGATTCCAAGAGACTCAAATTCTATCTGTTTGTATGATACACGTAGTTTGTCCAATAAATCTCATGAGAATAATGAAATGCTGAAGAATTGGATGACAGAAGGTGTTCATCATGGAGAGCTTGTTATCAG GAGTAAAGATAATCAGACACTGACTGAAAGTTTGAAGTGTAAAGGTAACAAGAAAGGCTTCTTTTCCAGTAAGAGCAGAAAAGTTAATTTTGTAATATATGTCCTTAATGGTCTTTCGGTTCTGAATATGATGGAGAATGCTGACGGTGCTTTCAAGGCACGGTATATTGAAGAAATTGTTTctactttcaatttcaataacCCATTCCTGTCATTTAAAG ATGACAAACCTGTACTTGTTTTAACTCATGGCGATCTTCTGTCACTCTCTGACCGTGCTCGTGTCCGTGTATATTTGGGGGAGGTATTGGGAATTCCACCAACAAAGCAAATCTTTGACATCCCAG AATGTGATGATCTAGTGACTGAATCTGCCATAATTGGAATGTTGAGATATACTCTTGAGCATGCTGACAATAATATTCCTCAGAAAACCAATGTTATGAATAAG GTTCATAAAATATCCCTATCACTAttcatgattttgatgatgCTAGCAATAGGATTTGCCATtggcttgaaacaaaacaacTCCATCACTTATGTCACTCAACAGCAAGCACCTCAACCGCACACTTGTAGAGAAGTTCAAGAAACGCTTACAAATCTGGAAGTTTGTAAAAAGGAACTCGAGACTGAGCGTCTGAAGCTGGAAGTTCCTAAAATGGAACCCCAGATAGTGCTTCCAAAACAGGAAGTTCCTGAAGAGGAATCCAAGGAAGGGTCGCTGTtatggttttttcttttgaatgcaACCTTGCCGATATGTCTTGTTTTGTGTGGTTGTTGTGTGCGTTCATATTAA
- the LOC11431717 gene encoding uncharacterized protein isoform X1 — MGGGSTDSNHTDTLHEDSCFNEDFHFPSSPPTPRDSRGLQDKDNSVNEKNELDFGEVSEESVATSSAADSVIGERKRLGIYQEILQSYDALKIDSKNLKEAKEKILSYRPGTWTEKAKGLKLCDYDVPETTCLLLVGPSGSGKSSLINRISKVFDEDKFAPARAQVSYNSIRGNGTCFLREYMIPRDSNSICLYDTRSLSDDSHENNKMLKNWMTKGVRHGELVARGMDDKRLSKNLKLKGDKKGFFSSKSRKVNYVICVLNGLSVLNVIENAGGALEEWYIQQIVSTFNCPFLSFKDDKPVLVLTHGDLLSLSDRARVRAYLGELLGIPPTKQIFDIPDCDDLVTESAIVGMLRYTLEHADGNFPQKSNVMNKIHKISLSLFMILLILAIGFAIGLKQNNSVTYVTQQQAPQPHAGSREVHDTRPNVEGPINEPNIECPNLEVPKKEPKIKRPKLKVPKKEAKIEWHKIRHIW, encoded by the exons ATGGGTGGTGGTTCCACTGATTCTAACCATActg ATACACTACATGAAGATTCTTGTTTCAATGAAGATTTTCACTTTCCTTCTTCTCCACCCACTCCCAG GGATAGTCGAGGTTTGCAGGATAAAGACAATAGTGTGAATGAGAAGAATGAATTAGATTTCGGAGAAGTTAGTGAAGAAAGTGTGGCGACTTCTTCTGCTGCTGATTCTGTTATCGGTGAAAGGAAGCGACTTGGTATTTACCAAGAAATCCTGCAAAGTTATGATGCATTGAAGATTGATAGCAAGAATTTGAAAGAAGCCAAAGAAAAAATCTTGAG CTATAGACCTGGAACATGGACTGAAAAGGCTAAAGGCTTAAAGCTATGTGATTATGATGTACCAGAGACAACATGCCTCCTATTGGTTGGTCCAAGTGGATCTGGGAAGAGTAGTCTCATAAATAGAATCTCTAAGGTGTTTGATGAAGACAAATTCGCACCTGCAAGAGCACAAGTATCAT ATAATTCAATTAGAGGGAATGGAACATGCTTCCTCCGTGAGTATATGATTCCGAGAGACTCAAATTCTATATGTTTGTATGATACACGTAGTTTGTCGGATGATTCTCATGAGAATAATAAAATGCTCAAGAATTGGATGACAAAAGGTGTTCGTCATGGAGAGCTTGTTGCCAG GGGTATGGATGATAAAAGACTGAGTAAAAATTTGAAGCTTAAAGGTGACAAGAAAGGTTTCTTTTCCAGTAAAAGCAGAAAAgttaattatgttatatgtgTCCTTAATGGTCTTTCGGTTTTGAATGTGATTGAGAATGCCGGTGGTGCTTTGGAGGAATGGTATATTCAACAAATTGTTTCTACTTTCAATTGCCCATTCCTGTCATTTAAAG ATGACAAACCTGTACTTGTTTTAACTCACGGCGATCTCCTATCACTCTCTGACCGTGCTCGTGTCCGTGCCTATTTGGGGGAGTTATTGGGAATTCCACCAACAAAGCAAATTTTTGACATCCCAG ACTGTGATGACCTAGTGACTGAATCTGCTATAGTTGGAATGTTAAGATATACTCTTGAGCATGCTGATGGAAATTTTCCTCAGAAAAGCAATGTTATGAATAAG ATTCATAAAATATCTCTATCACTATTCATGATTTTGTTGATACTAGCAATAGGATTTGCCATtggcttgaaacaaaacaacTCCGTCACTTATGTCACTCAACAGCAAGCACCTCAACCGCACGCTGGTAGTAGAGAAGTTCACGACACACGTCCAAATGTGGAAGGTCCTATAAATGAACCCAATATAGAGTGTCCAAATCTGGAAGTTCCTAAAAAAGAACCCAAGATAAAGCGTCCAAAACTGAAAGTTCCTAAAAAGGAAGCCAAGATAGAGTGGCATAAAATTCGCCACATATGGTAG
- the LOC11431717 gene encoding uncharacterized protein isoform X2, translating to MGGGSTDSNHTDFHFPSSPPTPRDSRGLQDKDNSVNEKNELDFGEVSEESVATSSAADSVIGERKRLGIYQEILQSYDALKIDSKNLKEAKEKILSYRPGTWTEKAKGLKLCDYDVPETTCLLLVGPSGSGKSSLINRISKVFDEDKFAPARAQVSYNSIRGNGTCFLREYMIPRDSNSICLYDTRSLSDDSHENNKMLKNWMTKGVRHGELVARGMDDKRLSKNLKLKGDKKGFFSSKSRKVNYVICVLNGLSVLNVIENAGGALEEWYIQQIVSTFNCPFLSFKDDKPVLVLTHGDLLSLSDRARVRAYLGELLGIPPTKQIFDIPDCDDLVTESAIVGMLRYTLEHADGNFPQKSNVMNKIHKISLSLFMILLILAIGFAIGLKQNNSVTYVTQQQAPQPHAGSREVHDTRPNVEGPINEPNIECPNLEVPKKEPKIKRPKLKVPKKEAKIEWHKIRHIW from the exons ATGGGTGGTGGTTCCACTGATTCTAACCATActg ATTTTCACTTTCCTTCTTCTCCACCCACTCCCAG GGATAGTCGAGGTTTGCAGGATAAAGACAATAGTGTGAATGAGAAGAATGAATTAGATTTCGGAGAAGTTAGTGAAGAAAGTGTGGCGACTTCTTCTGCTGCTGATTCTGTTATCGGTGAAAGGAAGCGACTTGGTATTTACCAAGAAATCCTGCAAAGTTATGATGCATTGAAGATTGATAGCAAGAATTTGAAAGAAGCCAAAGAAAAAATCTTGAG CTATAGACCTGGAACATGGACTGAAAAGGCTAAAGGCTTAAAGCTATGTGATTATGATGTACCAGAGACAACATGCCTCCTATTGGTTGGTCCAAGTGGATCTGGGAAGAGTAGTCTCATAAATAGAATCTCTAAGGTGTTTGATGAAGACAAATTCGCACCTGCAAGAGCACAAGTATCAT ATAATTCAATTAGAGGGAATGGAACATGCTTCCTCCGTGAGTATATGATTCCGAGAGACTCAAATTCTATATGTTTGTATGATACACGTAGTTTGTCGGATGATTCTCATGAGAATAATAAAATGCTCAAGAATTGGATGACAAAAGGTGTTCGTCATGGAGAGCTTGTTGCCAG GGGTATGGATGATAAAAGACTGAGTAAAAATTTGAAGCTTAAAGGTGACAAGAAAGGTTTCTTTTCCAGTAAAAGCAGAAAAgttaattatgttatatgtgTCCTTAATGGTCTTTCGGTTTTGAATGTGATTGAGAATGCCGGTGGTGCTTTGGAGGAATGGTATATTCAACAAATTGTTTCTACTTTCAATTGCCCATTCCTGTCATTTAAAG ATGACAAACCTGTACTTGTTTTAACTCACGGCGATCTCCTATCACTCTCTGACCGTGCTCGTGTCCGTGCCTATTTGGGGGAGTTATTGGGAATTCCACCAACAAAGCAAATTTTTGACATCCCAG ACTGTGATGACCTAGTGACTGAATCTGCTATAGTTGGAATGTTAAGATATACTCTTGAGCATGCTGATGGAAATTTTCCTCAGAAAAGCAATGTTATGAATAAG ATTCATAAAATATCTCTATCACTATTCATGATTTTGTTGATACTAGCAATAGGATTTGCCATtggcttgaaacaaaacaacTCCGTCACTTATGTCACTCAACAGCAAGCACCTCAACCGCACGCTGGTAGTAGAGAAGTTCACGACACACGTCCAAATGTGGAAGGTCCTATAAATGAACCCAATATAGAGTGTCCAAATCTGGAAGTTCCTAAAAAAGAACCCAAGATAAAGCGTCCAAAACTGAAAGTTCCTAAAAAGGAAGCCAAGATAGAGTGGCATAAAATTCGCCACATATGGTAG
- the LOC11443006 gene encoding uncharacterized protein isoform X3, whose translation MDTLHLQNKDDRENEKNGLDFGEVNEETAQPSNGVGFVVGERKRLSIYQEILQSYDELKIDSISLKQAKEKILRYRPGTWIEKARGLKLRDYDVPETTSLILVGPSGSGKSSLINRISKVFDDDKFAPTRAQVSYNSLRGDGTYFLREHMIPRDSNSICLYDTRSLSNKSHENNEMLKNWMTEGVHHGELVIRSKDNQTLTESLKCKGNKKGFFSSKSRKVNFVIYVLNGLSVLNMMENADGAFKARYIEEIVSTFNFNNPFLSFKDDKPVLVLTHGDLLSLSDRARVRVYLGEVLGIPPTKQIFDIPECDDLVTESAIIGMLRYTLEHADNNIPQKTNVMNKVHKISLSLFMILMMLAIGFAIGLKQNNSITYVTQQQAPQPHTCREVQETLTNLEVCKKELETERLKLEVPKMEPQIVLPKQEVPEEESKEGSLLWFFLLNATLPICLVLCGCCVRSY comes from the exons at GGATACTCTGCACTTGCAGAATAAAGAcgatagagaaaatgaaaagaatggATTAGATTTCGGGGAAGTTAATGAAGAAACTGCACAGCCTTCAAATGGTGTTGGTTTTGTTGTCGGTGAAAGGAAGAGACTTAGTATCTACCAAGAAATCCTGCAAAGTTATGATGAATTGAAGATTGATAGCATTAGTTTGAAACAGGCGAAAGAAAAAATCTTGAG GTATAGGCCTGGAACATGGATTGAGAAAGCCAGGGGCTTAAAGCTACGTGATTACGATGTACCAGAGACAACAAGCCTCATATTGGTTGGTCCAAGTGGATCTGGGAAAAGTAGTCTCATAAATAGAATCTCTAAGGTGTTCGATGACGACAAATTTGCACCTACAAGAGCACAAGTATCAT ATAATTCACTTAGAGGGGATGGAACATACTTCCTCCGTGAGCATATGATTCCAAGAGACTCAAATTCTATCTGTTTGTATGATACACGTAGTTTGTCCAATAAATCTCATGAGAATAATGAAATGCTGAAGAATTGGATGACAGAAGGTGTTCATCATGGAGAGCTTGTTATCAG GAGTAAAGATAATCAGACACTGACTGAAAGTTTGAAGTGTAAAGGTAACAAGAAAGGCTTCTTTTCCAGTAAGAGCAGAAAAGTTAATTTTGTAATATATGTCCTTAATGGTCTTTCGGTTCTGAATATGATGGAGAATGCTGACGGTGCTTTCAAGGCACGGTATATTGAAGAAATTGTTTctactttcaatttcaataacCCATTCCTGTCATTTAAAG ATGACAAACCTGTACTTGTTTTAACTCATGGCGATCTTCTGTCACTCTCTGACCGTGCTCGTGTCCGTGTATATTTGGGGGAGGTATTGGGAATTCCACCAACAAAGCAAATCTTTGACATCCCAG AATGTGATGATCTAGTGACTGAATCTGCCATAATTGGAATGTTGAGATATACTCTTGAGCATGCTGACAATAATATTCCTCAGAAAACCAATGTTATGAATAAG GTTCATAAAATATCCCTATCACTAttcatgattttgatgatgCTAGCAATAGGATTTGCCATtggcttgaaacaaaacaacTCCATCACTTATGTCACTCAACAGCAAGCACCTCAACCGCACACTTGTAGAGAAGTTCAAGAAACGCTTACAAATCTGGAAGTTTGTAAAAAGGAACTCGAGACTGAGCGTCTGAAGCTGGAAGTTCCTAAAATGGAACCCCAGATAGTGCTTCCAAAACAGGAAGTTCCTGAAGAGGAATCCAAGGAAGGGTCGCTGTtatggttttttcttttgaatgcaACCTTGCCGATATGTCTTGTTTTGTGTGGTTGTTGTGTGCGTTCATATTAA